A part of Caretta caretta isolate rCarCar2 chromosome 1, rCarCar1.hap1, whole genome shotgun sequence genomic DNA contains:
- the SMIM11 gene encoding small integral membrane protein 11, which produces MVEFNWRALENFPLLMYILAAKTLILCLAFAGAKIYQSKKLEQKMKKEHEAKLKKEAEKKED; this is translated from the exons ATGGTGGAATTTAATTGGCGG GCTTTGGAGAATTTTCCACTGCTGATGTACATTTTGGCAGCTAAAACATTAATTCTTTGCTTGGCATTTGCTGGAGCAAAAATATACCAGAGTAAAAAACttgaacaaaaaatgaaaaaagaacatgAGGCAAAGCTGAAAAAGGAAGCAGAGAAGAAGGAAGATTGA
- the KCNE2 gene encoding potassium voltage-gated channel subfamily E member 2: MVDLRNFTQILEDVFKNTFLNYMNNWRRNMTEEQDALQATVDAENFDYVILYLIVMIGMFSFIIVAILVSTVKSKRREHSNDPYHQYIVDDWGEKYKSQILNQDDLKCTIHENISVREKTTPRLP, encoded by the coding sequence ATGGTGGATTTACGAAACTTCACCCAGATATTGGAAGATGTTTTCAAAAACACATTTCTTAACTACATGAATAACTGGCGCCGGAACATGACAGAGGAACAAGATGCGCTGCAAGCGACAGTTGATGCAGAAAACTTTGATTACGTTATCTTGTACCTCATTGTAATGATTGGAATGTTCTCCTTCATTATTGTGGCTATCCTTGTGAGCACGGTGAAGTCAAAGAGGAGAGAGCACTCTAATGACCCGTATCACCAGTACATTGTTGATGATTGGGGTGAAAAAtataagagccagattctgaatCAAGACGACTTGAAGTGTACAATCCATGAAAACATCAGTGTAAGGGAGAAAACAACCCCTAGATTGCCTTGA